The following are encoded together in the Pseudomonas xantholysinigenes genome:
- a CDS encoding GspE/PulE family protein: MLPYRLARQSGVAMAPAEGGWQLWLRSDADSDQLQELLRVQGPPVAVEQLDAARFDERLGQLYQAGEAATEALIEGIGEQVDLDSLMSEMPRIEDLLESDDEAPVIRLINGLFGQALRLRASDIHIETFEQSLLVRLRIDGHLREVLRPPRALSAMLVSRIKVMARLDIAEKRQPQDGRITLRAAGREVDVRVSTLPGIHGERVVMRVLDKQASLLALDNLGMPAAVLRGLRTCLARPNGIVLSTGPTGSGKTTTLYASLNSLNDGSRNILTVEDPVEYAIAGIGQTAINPRAGLTFASGLRAILRQDPDVIMLGEIRDQETAQIAVQASLTGHLVLSTLHTNSAVGAVTRLRDMGIEPFLIASCLRGVLAQRLVRRLCACAVAQPLQRAERELWPELGSLRESYHPVGCEHCQGSGYVGRLGLYEFIELDAGLVALLYAGESELAMQAYLDGRRQSLVAMASDCLARGETSLAEVLRVVQG, encoded by the coding sequence ATGCTGCCCTATCGCCTGGCACGCCAGAGCGGCGTGGCCATGGCGCCGGCCGAAGGTGGCTGGCAGCTGTGGCTGCGCAGCGATGCCGACAGCGATCAGTTGCAGGAGCTGTTGCGCGTGCAGGGGCCGCCGGTTGCTGTCGAGCAGCTCGACGCCGCGCGCTTCGACGAGCGCCTCGGCCAGCTCTACCAGGCCGGCGAAGCGGCGACCGAGGCGTTGATCGAGGGTATTGGCGAGCAGGTCGATCTGGACAGCCTGATGAGCGAGATGCCACGCATCGAGGACTTGCTGGAAAGCGATGACGAAGCCCCGGTGATCCGCCTGATCAACGGCCTGTTCGGCCAGGCCTTGCGCCTGCGTGCCTCGGACATTCATATCGAGACCTTCGAGCAGAGCCTGTTGGTGCGCCTGCGCATCGATGGCCACCTGCGCGAGGTGCTGCGCCCGCCACGGGCGCTGTCGGCGATGCTGGTGTCGCGGATCAAGGTCATGGCCCGGCTGGATATCGCTGAGAAGCGCCAGCCCCAGGATGGGCGCATCACCCTGCGCGCCGCTGGGCGCGAGGTGGATGTGCGGGTCTCGACCCTGCCCGGCATCCATGGCGAGCGGGTGGTGATGCGTGTGCTCGACAAACAGGCCAGCCTGCTGGCGCTGGACAACCTGGGCATGCCCGCCGCCGTGCTGCGCGGCCTGCGCACATGCCTGGCGCGGCCCAACGGCATCGTGCTGTCCACTGGCCCCACCGGTTCGGGCAAGACCACCACGCTGTACGCCAGCCTCAACAGTCTCAATGACGGTAGCCGCAATATCCTGACCGTCGAGGATCCGGTGGAATACGCCATCGCCGGCATCGGCCAGACCGCCATCAACCCGCGTGCCGGGCTGACCTTCGCCAGTGGCCTGCGCGCCATCCTGCGCCAGGACCCGGACGTGATCATGCTCGGCGAAATTCGCGACCAGGAGACCGCGCAGATTGCCGTGCAGGCCAGCCTCACCGGGCATTTGGTGCTGTCGACCTTGCACACCAACAGCGCCGTGGGCGCGGTGACTCGCTTGCGCGATATGGGCATCGAACCCTTTCTGATCGCTTCGTGCCTGCGCGGCGTGTTGGCCCAGCGCTTGGTGCGCCGCCTATGTGCCTGTGCCGTGGCGCAGCCTCTGCAACGCGCCGAGCGCGAGTTGTGGCCCGAGCTGGGCAGCCTGCGCGAGAGCTACCATCCGGTTGGCTGCGAGCACTGCCAGGGCAGCGGCTATGTCGGCCGACTGGGGCTGTACGAATTCATCGAACTGGATGCCGGGCTGGTGGCGCTGCTCTACGCCGGCGAAAGCGAATTGGCCATGCAGGCTTATCTGGATGGCCGCCGGCAGAGCCTGGTGGCGATGGCCAGCGATTGCCTGGCACGGGGCGAGACCAGCCTGGCCGAAGTGCTGCGCGTGGTGCAGGGCTGA
- a CDS encoding pilus assembly protein PilZ has protein sequence MLLLSRQPQPASAPLPVPSALPGLLVEHWQAPLDDGRIPLTRLPLVYLGGLKAQPLSASVVVLRHGQQVRTLGRGQRLAPGIVLQDIDGDGLVFDNNGRRERLPWPPRPAVTGFKRQG, from the coding sequence ATGCTGCTGCTCAGCCGCCAGCCACAGCCGGCCAGCGCGCCTTTGCCGGTGCCGTCAGCATTGCCCGGCTTGCTGGTCGAGCACTGGCAGGCACCGCTGGACGATGGCCGTATCCCGCTCACCCGATTGCCCCTGGTCTACCTGGGCGGGCTCAAGGCCCAGCCGCTGTCGGCCAGCGTGGTGGTGCTGCGCCACGGCCAGCAGGTGCGCACCCTTGGCCGTGGCCAGCGTTTGGCGCCGGGCATCGTGCTGCAGGACATCGACGGCGATGGCCTGGTTTTCGACAACAACGGCCGGCGCGAGCGCCTGCCCTGGCCGCCGCGCCCCGCCGTGACCGGCTTCAAGCGCCAAGGATGA
- a CDS encoding lipoprotein UxpA, whose amino-acid sequence MAESMASRREVISWMGVGALAPLLGACSALPMPRGGGERAVDLLYVADTLDARQPGLAVVPATRLGPVSHLGRAPWMSGPNASAGQPELAPLLDAGLAGQARTGGYAVLAALLEQLRLEAGREQYLTLENGQCWNGSGLAYLTQGESGVQGSQLLGSEVRVSSDERVLWPQRSTGLYRQSCSITLGAGLADGQAKALGVEGLKVFQRGGVRIAVVGVTDPYAQDQKASLKQWYQSLQPSFEQARREADLVVALADVGTGPGLWLAERVPEVDVLLCARGQDLWPAPVQATQASGRRVPVLFAGCRASGAFRLRCRQAGDQWQFEARFFPAFEHSLGPQAMARASQLRGELQRQRSGHAAWLDQPLAHAPEALWRRDTRGGSWDRLLHQALADDSSMPVLLPGLRYDYPLQAGQPITREHLISLTGGYAAPVVEAPARQVEQVLENAAEQLFGDPLLLDNSQDLPRWQSQDWQVSYSPNGKRIIGLQPVEGLCRTFGLHFDAQAGAPLWQTLEAWLSRQTPGWALAPLQLPAVRYVQGHPGWHPHQVAA is encoded by the coding sequence ATGGCGGAGTCGATGGCGAGCAGGCGCGAAGTGATCAGCTGGATGGGTGTCGGTGCCTTGGCACCGTTGCTCGGCGCCTGCTCGGCCTTGCCCATGCCCCGCGGTGGCGGCGAGCGGGCGGTGGACCTGCTGTATGTCGCCGATACCCTCGATGCCCGCCAGCCGGGCCTGGCGGTGGTACCGGCGACGCGTTTGGGGCCGGTCAGCCACCTGGGCCGCGCGCCGTGGATGAGCGGGCCGAACGCCAGTGCCGGGCAGCCCGAGCTGGCGCCGCTGCTCGATGCCGGCCTTGCCGGGCAAGCCCGCACCGGTGGGTATGCGGTATTGGCGGCGCTGCTCGAGCAACTGCGGCTCGAGGCAGGCCGCGAGCAATACCTGACCCTGGAAAATGGCCAGTGCTGGAATGGCAGCGGCCTGGCCTATCTCACCCAGGGTGAAAGCGGTGTGCAGGGCAGCCAGTTGCTCGGCAGCGAGGTGCGGGTCAGCAGTGACGAGCGGGTGTTGTGGCCGCAGCGCAGTACCGGGCTTTATCGCCAGTCTTGTTCTATTACCCTCGGCGCCGGCTTGGCCGATGGCCAGGCCAAGGCATTGGGGGTCGAGGGGCTTAAAGTATTCCAGCGCGGCGGCGTGCGGATCGCCGTGGTCGGCGTCACCGACCCTTATGCCCAGGACCAGAAAGCTTCGCTCAAACAGTGGTACCAATCCCTGCAACCGAGCTTCGAGCAAGCCCGGCGCGAGGCCGACCTGGTGGTGGCGCTGGCGGATGTCGGCACCGGCCCTGGGCTGTGGCTGGCCGAGCGCGTGCCGGAGGTGGATGTGCTGTTGTGTGCCCGTGGCCAGGACCTGTGGCCGGCGCCCGTGCAGGCCACCCAGGCCAGCGGTCGCCGAGTGCCGGTACTGTTCGCTGGCTGCCGGGCCAGCGGCGCGTTTCGCCTGCGCTGTCGCCAGGCGGGTGATCAGTGGCAGTTCGAGGCGCGCTTCTTCCCGGCCTTCGAGCACAGCCTCGGGCCTCAGGCGATGGCTCGCGCCAGTCAGTTGCGTGGCGAGCTGCAACGCCAACGCAGTGGCCATGCCGCCTGGCTCGACCAGCCGTTGGCGCACGCTCCCGAGGCGCTGTGGCGCCGCGATACCCGTGGCGGCAGTTGGGACCGCCTGCTGCATCAGGCCCTGGCCGATGACTCCAGCATGCCGGTGCTGTTGCCCGGCCTGCGTTACGACTACCCTCTGCAAGCCGGCCAGCCGATCACCCGCGAACACCTGATCAGCCTGACTGGTGGTTACGCCGCCCCGGTGGTCGAGGCCCCGGCGCGCCAGGTCGAGCAGGTGCTGGAGAACGCCGCCGAGCAGTTGTTCGGCGACCCGTTGCTGCTGGATAACAGCCAGGACCTGCCGCGCTGGCAAAGCCAGGATTGGCAGGTGAGCTACAGCCCCAACGGCAAACGCATCATCGGCCTGCAACCGGTCGAAGGGCTGTGCCGTACCTTCGGCCTGCACTTCGATGCCCAGGCCGGTGCGCCGCTGTGGCAGACGTTGGAAGCCTGGCTGAGCCGACAGACTCCGGGCTGGGCCTTGGCGCCCTTGCAACTGCCAGCCGTGCGCTACGTGCAGGGGCACCCCGGCTGGCACCCGCACCAGGTGGCCGCGTGA
- the gspD gene encoding type II secretion system secretin GspD has translation MFGVSLVQAEEPEVFADDGTPLYEVNFVDTELGEFIDSVSRITGTTFIVDPRVQGKVTVRTVDRHDADAIYDIFLAQLRAQGFAAVDLPNGSVKIVPDQAARLEPVPVETAGKKAEGSDGVATRVFNVRNAASEQMLGILKPLIDPRVGVITPYPAANLLVVTDWRSNLERIDSLLRQLDQVSDEPLQVMPLKHASAADTAGLVTRLLAREQGSDAAQVVADPRSNALLVRGSADSRERVRALLAQLDRPSDNLRSSNTQVIYLRHANAAEVVKVLRGLSQAGTVPAAEGENKEAPVQAASDSGIRLEYEEGTNAVVMVGPDSELAAYRSIVEQLDIRRAQVVVEAIIAEVSDSSAQELGVQWLFADEKFGAGIVNFGSNGVNIASIAGAASSGDNEKLGKLLSATSGATAGIGHFGGGFNFAMLVNALKGKSGFNLLSTPTLLTLDNAEASILVGQEVPFVTGSVTQNNANPYQTIERKEVGVKLRIKPQVNIDNSVRLDIVQEVSSIADSSAASDVITNKREIKTKVMVEDNGLVILGGLISDELATSNQRVPLLGDIPYLGRLFRSDASKNTKQNLMVFIRPRILRDGESLAGLSQQKYQSLQQNTPLKVPALAEGLPLLQVFPASRARLEGGDW, from the coding sequence ATGTTCGGCGTATCCCTGGTCCAGGCCGAAGAGCCGGAGGTGTTCGCCGACGATGGCACGCCGCTGTACGAGGTGAACTTCGTCGACACCGAGCTCGGTGAGTTCATCGACAGTGTGTCGCGCATCACCGGCACCACCTTCATCGTCGACCCGCGGGTGCAGGGCAAGGTCACCGTGCGCACGGTCGATCGCCACGACGCCGATGCCATCTACGACATCTTCCTCGCCCAGTTACGTGCCCAGGGCTTCGCCGCGGTGGACCTGCCCAATGGCAGCGTGAAGATCGTCCCCGACCAGGCCGCGCGGTTGGAGCCGGTGCCGGTGGAAACCGCGGGCAAAAAGGCTGAAGGCAGCGACGGCGTGGCCACCCGAGTGTTCAATGTGCGCAACGCCGCCAGCGAGCAGATGCTCGGTATTCTCAAACCGTTGATCGATCCGCGGGTCGGGGTGATCACCCCGTACCCGGCGGCCAACCTGCTGGTGGTCACTGACTGGCGCAGCAACCTGGAGCGCATCGACAGCCTGTTGCGCCAGCTCGACCAGGTCAGCGACGAGCCGTTGCAGGTGATGCCGCTCAAGCATGCCAGCGCCGCCGACACCGCTGGCCTGGTGACCCGGTTGCTGGCCCGCGAGCAGGGCAGCGATGCCGCCCAAGTGGTCGCCGACCCACGCAGCAACGCGCTGCTGGTGCGTGGCAGTGCCGACAGCCGTGAGCGGGTGCGGGCGCTGTTGGCCCAGCTCGACCGGCCCAGCGACAACCTGCGCAGCAGCAACACCCAGGTCATCTACCTGCGCCATGCCAACGCCGCCGAAGTGGTCAAGGTGCTGCGCGGCCTGAGCCAGGCTGGCACGGTGCCGGCCGCCGAGGGCGAAAACAAGGAGGCGCCGGTGCAGGCGGCCAGCGACTCGGGTATTCGCCTGGAGTACGAGGAGGGCACCAACGCGGTGGTGATGGTCGGCCCGGACAGCGAGCTGGCGGCTTATCGCAGCATTGTCGAGCAGTTGGATATCCGTCGGGCGCAGGTGGTGGTCGAGGCGATCATCGCCGAGGTGTCCGACAGCAGCGCCCAGGAGCTGGGGGTGCAGTGGCTGTTCGCCGACGAAAAGTTCGGCGCCGGCATCGTCAATTTCGGCAGCAACGGGGTGAACATCGCCAGCATCGCCGGGGCCGCCAGCAGCGGCGACAACGAAAAACTCGGCAAGCTGCTCTCGGCCACCTCCGGCGCCACCGCTGGCATCGGCCACTTCGGGGGCGGTTTTAACTTCGCCATGCTGGTCAACGCGCTCAAGGGCAAGAGTGGTTTCAACCTGCTGTCCACGCCGACCCTGCTGACCCTGGACAACGCCGAGGCATCGATCCTGGTCGGCCAGGAGGTGCCCTTCGTCACCGGCTCCGTCACCCAGAACAACGCCAACCCCTACCAGACCATCGAGCGCAAGGAAGTCGGGGTGAAGTTGCGCATCAAGCCGCAGGTCAACATCGACAACAGCGTGCGCCTGGACATCGTCCAGGAGGTGTCGTCGATCGCCGACTCCAGCGCCGCCAGCGATGTGATCACCAACAAGCGCGAGATCAAGACCAAGGTGATGGTCGAGGACAACGGCCTGGTGATCCTCGGCGGGCTGATCAGCGACGAGCTTGCCACCAGCAACCAGCGTGTGCCGTTGCTCGGCGATATTCCCTACCTGGGCCGGCTGTTCCGCTCCGACGCCAGCAAGAACACCAAGCAGAACCTGATGGTGTTCATCCGCCCGCGCATCCTGCGCGACGGCGAGAGCCTGGCCGGCCTGAGCCAGCAGAAGTACCAGAGCCTGCAGCAGAACACCCCGCTCAAGGTGCCGGCCCTGGCCGAGGGGCTGCCACTGTTGCAGGTGTTCCCCGCCAGCCGTGCGCGCCTAGAAGGCGGTGACTGGTGA
- a CDS encoding PhoX family protein yields the protein MSRDSGDNLDRNPSGNLPMASVMDAYLSRRAVVRGSLGAAIAMIAGTGLSGCFDGGGGSNHDDPAPPTTPEKPKLKLGFNSITGSRTDACVVATGYSAYVLAPWGTPLNATANPWKADGSNTSTDQANAMGMHHDGMHFFPINGSSSDGLLAINFEYIDTAALHPSGPTTVAGKRPVEEVRKEINAHGAGVVRISKVAGRWQVVDNDPLNRRFTTVSLMDIAGPMRGTDHVKTKFSPTGTQCRGTNNNCGNGYTPWGTYLTCEENWPGIFVNKGTRPANQVRIGVSSSSGQYKWETAAGDASEVAGEFARFDITPTGASATDDFRNEASTYGYIVEIDPYNAATLAVKRTALGRFRHEGCCPGLPVAGKPLVWYTGDDSNNEYLYKFVSDALWDPADANPADRLATGAKYLDKGKLYVARFDANGTGVWLLLDVATATTAGSTLGAQFGDLPGIILNTRGAADAVGATPMDRPEWTAVNPLNGDVYLTLTNNSARTAAKVDAANPRGPNRHGHIIRWHDSADHKTFTWDIFVFGANAAGTPDINRSGLTELNQFASPDGMSFDSRGVLWFETDNGEATLTSYTNDQLLAVIPTDLVDANGKQIPINATNQVDLRRFFVGPNGCEVTGITFTPDNKTLFVNIQHPDNWPSTDKATDVTPAGSSVRPRSSTVVIQRNDGGEIGTA from the coding sequence ATGAGTCGAGACAGCGGCGATAACCTGGACCGCAACCCGAGCGGCAACCTGCCGATGGCCAGCGTCATGGACGCCTACCTGAGCCGTCGCGCCGTGGTCCGCGGCAGCCTCGGCGCCGCCATCGCCATGATCGCCGGTACCGGCCTGAGCGGTTGCTTTGACGGCGGCGGCGGCTCCAACCACGACGACCCGGCACCGCCCACCACGCCGGAGAAACCCAAACTCAAGCTGGGCTTCAACTCGATCACCGGCTCGCGCACCGACGCCTGCGTGGTCGCCACCGGCTACAGCGCCTACGTCCTGGCGCCCTGGGGCACGCCGCTGAACGCCACCGCCAACCCGTGGAAGGCCGACGGCAGCAACACCTCCACCGACCAGGCCAACGCCATGGGCATGCACCATGACGGCATGCACTTCTTCCCCATCAACGGCAGCTCCAGCGACGGCCTGCTGGCGATCAACTTCGAGTACATCGACACCGCCGCCCTGCACCCGAGCGGGCCCACCACCGTCGCCGGCAAGCGCCCGGTCGAGGAGGTGCGCAAGGAGATCAACGCCCACGGCGCCGGCGTGGTGCGCATCAGCAAGGTCGCCGGGCGCTGGCAGGTGGTCGACAACGACCCGCTCAATCGCCGCTTCACCACCGTCTCGCTGATGGATATCGCCGGCCCCATGCGCGGCACCGACCACGTCAAGACCAAGTTCTCGCCCACCGGCACCCAGTGCCGCGGCACCAACAACAACTGCGGCAACGGCTACACCCCGTGGGGCACCTACCTGACTTGCGAGGAGAACTGGCCCGGCATCTTCGTCAACAAAGGCACGCGCCCGGCCAACCAGGTGCGCATCGGCGTGTCCAGCAGCAGTGGCCAGTACAAATGGGAGACAGCCGCCGGTGACGCCAGCGAAGTGGCCGGCGAATTCGCCCGCTTCGACATCACCCCCACCGGCGCCAGCGCCACCGACGACTTCCGCAACGAAGCCAGCACCTACGGCTACATCGTCGAGATCGACCCCTACAACGCCGCCACCCTGGCCGTGAAGCGCACCGCCCTGGGCCGCTTCCGCCACGAAGGCTGCTGCCCGGGCCTGCCGGTGGCCGGCAAGCCGCTGGTCTGGTACACCGGCGACGACTCCAACAACGAGTACCTGTACAAGTTCGTCTCCGACGCGCTGTGGGACCCGGCCGACGCCAACCCGGCCGACCGCCTGGCCACCGGCGCCAAGTACCTGGACAAAGGCAAACTGTACGTGGCCCGCTTCGACGCCAACGGCACGGGTGTCTGGCTGCTGCTCGACGTCGCCACCGCGACCACCGCTGGCAGCACCCTGGGCGCCCAGTTCGGCGACCTGCCGGGGATCATCCTCAACACCCGCGGCGCCGCCGACGCCGTGGGTGCCACGCCCATGGATCGCCCGGAGTGGACCGCCGTCAACCCGCTCAACGGCGACGTCTACCTGACCCTGACCAACAACAGCGCGCGCACCGCCGCCAAGGTCGACGCGGCCAACCCGCGCGGGCCGAACCGCCACGGCCATATCATTCGCTGGCACGACAGCGCCGACCACAAGACCTTCACCTGGGACATCTTCGTGTTCGGTGCCAACGCCGCTGGCACCCCGGACATCAACCGCTCGGGCCTGACCGAACTGAACCAGTTCGCCAGCCCCGACGGCATGAGCTTCGATAGCCGTGGCGTGCTGTGGTTCGAGACCGACAACGGCGAAGCCACCTTGACCAGCTATACCAACGATCAGTTGCTGGCGGTGATCCCCACCGACCTGGTGGATGCCAACGGCAAGCAGATCCCGATCAACGCCACCAACCAGGTGGACCTGCGCCGCTTCTTCGTCGGGCCGAATGGTTGCGAGGTGACGGGCATTACCTTCACCCCAGACAACAAGACGCTATTCGTCAACATCCAGCACCCGGACAACTGGCCGAGCACCGACAAGGCCACCGACGTCACGCCGGCCGGCAGCTCGGTGCGGCCACGTTCGTCGACCGTGGTGATCCAGCGTAACGATGGCGGGGAGATCGGCACCGCCTGA